Within the Halomonas sp. HL-93 genome, the region GAAGCCCTGCGGTCGCTTGCGTACCTGCCAGTTCTTCAGCTGCAGGATGCGCTGGATCGGTTTGCGGTTCTCACCCAGCACACACGCCAGACGACGATAGCCATAGGTGGGGAATCGCTCCAGAGCCAGCTTTACCCGAGCGGCCAGATCGGTATTGATCACCCGGCGACGCGGTTTGGGACGATAGTACAGCGTCCGCCGGGGGAGCCCCAGCCACTGGCATAGCTTGACGAGTGATACCACGTGGCCCATCTGGGCCAGTTCCGCCTACGACGACCTTACGAGTTCTCGTCCTCGTCGAGCAGGCGTTTGAACTTTTTTAATGCATAGATCTGCAGGTGAGCCTCGCCCAGCGCCTCCTTGGTTTCCCGCAGATCGGACTCGTACTGCTCGCGGATATCCTTGAGCCGGGCTCGGAACCCGTTCTCCATGTCGCGTTGGGCCTCTTCGATCCAGCCCTCGACTTCCGAGACGGTGAGGTCATGCTGTCGAGCCACCTCTGCGACGGTGGTCTTGCCCTTGAAGATATCCATGACCACAGCGGCTTTGCGCTTGGCGGTCCAGCGTTTGACTGAGGGTTCGTTGCTCATCTCATCCTCCTGAAAGCTGCACTATAGCCTATGCAGCTCTGGAGGGGGTCACTTCATGACTACCTTAAGAATTAATAAGATGGCAACCAGGATTGAGCCTTCATACAGTAGCTATTGGTGTGACGGGGGAGCCCACAGCCCCCGTCAGCCTTAATGGAGGAGCGGTCAACATAAAACGTGAACGTCCGTTTGCTTTAAGCCAGGCAGCTAGCTCTGCAAGGTGCCAAAGTTCACCTAAGTGAATACCTAGTTTAAAAAGGCAGTGCTCATGCAATGGCAGGGCAGTTGTACAACAATCCGGTACTGCCTTGCCAACATTCTCGACTGCTAGGTTGTCTGAGACAATTGCGGCAACCCCGCTGTCTATGACCCACTGAAGTAACTTCTCATCCCTGCCATCCAGAACGGCGCAAGCTTCCTTGAGCGAGGCATCCGGTTTTTTGTTCATGCTAAGGATTAACTGATCCAGGCCTGTCCAGAGGCAGAGGATGTCACCCGGCTCGACCGTCACCTTGTCCTTTTCCATTATGACCATAAGATCGTTGTAGCCAATTTCCTTTCTTGGGAATTCTCCAGCGTAAGAGTGTAAATCAATCATTACTCCTCGTCCTTGTACGCCCTGTTTGGCCATGTTCTCAATTCCAAGAGCATTGGCACCAACACCCGAATCATCCATTTTGATGTCTTCGCCAGCACGGAAGCCGTTGTAATAGACAGGGATGGCGTGGCCATCGCCGTTTACATCAAACACTGAGCCGCGATGAGCAAGGCTGTCCCACTGGGTTGAATACTGGGTATGCAACAGAACAGCATCATCTGCCGCAACATCCGTTAACTTTGGATCTTTTTTTCGCCATTCGTAGTTGTAATAGGGCTCATCATTTCGGATGACGGGACGCAATTTCGGTGGGTGTCTCACCGGGCTCAGCAAATTACCCCCCGGGTAATCCAGGGGCAGGCTCAGGCAAAAGGTTTTTCCAACCTTAACTTCCGCGACACCCTGAAGCACCTTATTGTGATCAAGAAGGTTCAGGCGGCCCAACTGATCGTTCTCTCCCCAGTCACCCCAGTTTGCCCCTTCTGGCCTGGCTTTCCAGCGTGGATTAGTCATGATTTACCCTTCCCAAAACCTTTGTAATCATTTTTTCCGTGGACCCTGTGTAGTTTGCAGGGTTTATAAGCCGATCTACATCGTCAACAGAAAGGTGCTGACGAATCCGGTCATCCGTCAGCAAGGCATCACGCAAGGTAATGCCTTGGTCCCATGCTTTACCAGCTGAGCTGTATACCAGATCATGTGCCTGGTTACGGCCAATAATGGGAGCAAGGCCCATCATAACGGCCTCAGCCATGAGCAACCCGCCACCCAAGTGAAGATTTTCCAGCATCTTCGCCCGATCTACCGTGAGCCCACTGAGCATGGTGATTGAATGCTGTAAGCTTCCGGAGAGCAATACAAAAGCTTCTGGTATCACCATCCATTCGAGGGGCATTGCGGCCACTGCCCTTTCATGCTCCTGAATCATGGCAGTCAATTGCGAGCCAACGTGCTCCCGGAGCCGGTTACCGATAGCCATGATTATCGGGCACGCCACCGGGTTCCTTTTCTGAGGCATGGTACTGCTTCCGCCCTTGCCCGGCGTGTATGGCTCGCGAACCTCATCCACTTCAGAACGCATCAGCGTGGCAACCTCGGTCGCAATTTTGGCGAGCGTTCCACCCACCATCGCCAACCAGAATACCGCCTCTGCCCAGCCATCCCGTGCGGTATGCCAGGAAATAGGCGGCTCTTCAAGCTCCAGTTCCCGGGACAGCACTTCCAGGACATCGGTACCACGGTCCCCCAGAGTAGCCAGGGTGCCGACAGCACCACCGAACTGACAAACCAGTGCGCGTCGCTTTACGTCGGGAAGCCGTTCGCGGTGCCTGAGCAGCTCATCGAGCCAGACAGCAGCCTTGAAGCCGAAGGTAACTGGCGCAGCCTGCTGCTGAAATGTCCGGCCGGCCATGACGGTTGCCCTGTGATCTTCCGCAAGTTTCGCGACAGCATCAATCACTTCGTCCAGCTGCCGGGCCAGTATGTCGAAAGCTTCTTTCATCTGCAGAACCATGCCCGTATCGACAATATCCTGAGTCGTCGCTCCCCAGTGGACCCAGCGGGCGCTGTCTTTATCACAGGCGTTCGCCAGTTGATGCACAAGAGGGAGTATTGGAAACCCAACCTTCTGGTATTCCTCAGACATGGCCGCAATATCGAGGTTTTCGACTTTGGCCGCCATCGTTATTGCTTCTGCTGCTTCTTCCGGAATCAGTCCCAGCCGCGCCTGTGCGCGAGCCAAGCCGGACTCTACGTCCAGCCATGCCGCGAAGCGGCTTTTATCCGAGAAGATGTCGTGCACTACAGAGTCGCGAAAAGTGCTGCCGAAGTAGGCGGAATCAACGATAGATGAAGTCATAATCAGAAGTTTCTTTTAGAAAGGTCGGAATTTGCCAGGTATGCAGCTAAAACGATCAGTAGATTTCTCGTCGGAAAATGGATTGCCCATGGATATCAATGACATCTATATTTTCCAGTGCATCGCGAGTAATTGTTTCAATTTCTTCAGGTTTCCCTGATCGCACGATAATGGCACCAACGCGGTTGTTACTGGAAAGTTCGCTGCCAATAGCCATTCCCGCTGTTTTATAGGTATTCACACATACAACGTTACTATTCTGATGAACAATTTCTGGGTTGTATACAATTTTTCCAAACGCACCCTGGCTTGCATAGAGGAAGGTTTCAGCATAGGTTTCCTGGCATTGGTCAACTAATACTGTGGGAGGCACCTCACCAAGAAACGAATTCACCGAAATCTCAATAATGTCAACGCCTGTCATTGCTTCGATAATGGTGCAGCTTTCCCCACCACCAAAACGTGCAGCAAATTCAATTACACTTATCTTGTCGTCGTGAACGATTGCCTGAATCATCAACGGGCAACTTGTGATCCCCAGTGACGTTGCAATACTGGATGCCACACGCTGTATTTCCTGCTTAACACTATCAGAGACTTTGGCAGGCCATGTGCACCCATATATCTGCTGAGCCGAATCCTTCTCTGCGGGAATTTTTCGACGCTGTTTCGTCATCAAAACAGACGCCCTTTGCGCTTGTACAAAGCAATCAATGCCGATCTCTACACCTTCTATAAATTCTTCAACTATGGCTACCCCCGATCGGCTCAGAGCCAGGGCATCCGCTACCGCAGACTTGAGTTCGTCTAAGCGATCAATACGCCTGACACCCTTGGAGCTATTGCTATCGGAAGGCTTTACGATCAATGGAAAGCAAAGATTTTCCGGCACATTCTCAACCGGGACCTGAACAGAGATGAAACGAGAAGTTGGAATTCCATTCGCCAACATGAACTTTTTCATCAACGATTTATTAGTGACGACGTTGGCTGTTTCAGTACTGTAGGGGTGAGGAAGTCCAAGCTGCTCGGAAACGCTACATGCTATTACATTGGCTTGGTCTACACAGGAGCTAATGACCAGAGACGCTTCCCTTGTTCGGGCTATTTGCAGAACTTTTTCAACATCCAGTGTACTCGCGCGGATGTGCTCATCCGCGAGGTCAGCGGCGTAGGGGCGCTCATGGTAGTCGATAAGGAGAGTTCGATATCCACGTGCTTTAAGATTCTCTATTAGTCTTCTGTGGGGAAACGTACCCCCCAGAACAACGGCTACATCTTGGTCCATTCGTCTACTCACAAAGCTATGAATATTCGGATCAACAAGTCATATCTTTGATGAAACGATTTTTTTCGTCATTGGTATCAACGCGAAGAACAGGCATATCACTACGCATCCCTTTGCGAACGCGAACCTCAAGGAACGCCGGCCCTAAGCTGGAAGTAAGTTGCAAGAAAGTGTTTTTAAGTTCTTCACGGCCTGCCACGAAACTGCTAGCTGTCTGGTAGCCGGCGCCTTTACCTATTGCTGTTAGGTCTGCTGCATAGCCTACACTGTTCTGGCCCCCAACAGACTCATGAGCTCCGTTGTTGAGTATTACTTGTAACAAATTGGGTAGCTCAAGGTGGGCGGTAACAGGCATGCTTCCCATATGCATAAGTACAGCTGCATCACCATCAAGACAGATCACTAGCCGTTCAGGTTTAGCTGCCGCAATTCCAGAGGCGATGGAAAGCGTGTGCCCCATTGCACCAACATTGAGAAAATCGCAATTATGTGGCTGGTCGAGCGACTCGCGAATAGCATGAAGTTCCCGAGTAATTCTGCCGGTAGAAGCAATAAAAATGGCGTTGTCGGGCGCATTTTTAAGCAGCTCACGTATTGCATCTTCGCGGCTCATTGCATATTGCTGCTCGTCAGCGTCAAAACCGGCCTTTTCTTTTCGGGCCAGCACGTTCTTGCGAACAAGAAGTGCAGTAGGCTGGTTCAATTCCCGGGCACGAGAAACCGCCCACTCGATTGCATCTGATACAGTTTCCTCATCTTCATCCAGGACTTTGAAGGGGATATTCAGTGCATCAAGCAGAACCGGTGATAATTCCCCCTGTCGCTGGTGCTGAGGCCAATCACCGCTGCCCGGCTCACCGCGCCAACCAATCATCATCACAAGCGGGATGGAGTAAACGCATTTGTCAGTAAGAGAAATCAAGGGGTTCATGGCGTTGCCCATACCGGAGTTTTGCATATAAACCAACGGTACGGTGTTGGTGGCAAGGTGATAGCCTGCGGCTAGAGCAATTGCATTTCCCTCGTTCGCTGCAAGAACATGTCTGTTCTTATCCCATGAGGTATCGAGTCCAAGGCAGAAATCATTCAACAGGGTGTCAGGCACACCACTAATAAATTCGACACCATTTTGTTTAAGAACTTGATAGACATTTTTAAGATCGATCATGAAAAGCCTTTAGAAGTACTTAATTTTGTAGTAAGCGGTGGAACGCTTTGAGGTCTTGAGGCAATTGCCATACTTCATTTTTCAGCAAATCACTTTTCTCTACAGCTACACCTCCATAACCGGCGAGATTCGTAAATTTTTCCTCTAGTTCCGCATCTGTAAGCGGATTTTCGGGCTCTCCTTTCGGGAAGGTCACTAACTCCCTATATACGGTGCCATCATTTGTTTCAAGCCGCAGCTCAGCTGCCCGTTGATCAGGGACACGATCCGTATACTTTTGATCTGCTGAGATCGTCACCTTTCGTGCCAAGGCACGAATTTCGGCGTCGTCAACGGTCTCCTGAGTAAATTCATTGATACCTGCAGAGCCCGTTTTTATTGCCAGGGCCACACTAAAGGGAACACTCATTCGCGCAGCCGAAATATCTGAAACTTCCTTGTGATCATGGCGTCCTGCCAGGCCGTGGTAGGTGGTGATATGTATGTTCTTTATATCCACAGGAAGCACATGGGCCTTCTCCAGTATACGAATCGTACCTTCAATTGACGGATGAGCATGTCGGCATGCTGCGTAAGGCTTTACGTATACGCTGTGAATCCAGTAGCCGCTCGGGCCGTTTGCAAGAATTAACTCCTCCCTGTATTCATCTGTCGTCATTCTCAGAAATCCGGTGTCTCCGTTTAATGCGTCCTCCGGAGCACTAAAGCCAGCACGCGCCATGATCGCAGAGTGGACAGCTAAAACAGCCGCTCGCCCTACACTGTAGGGTTTTAACTCAGATCCTTTGTCGACAACTTTAAGGCTACCAGTTGCAGACACTGACGCTGCCGCCAAAGCATTCTCCATTTCCTGAGCATTGAACCCCAGCATCGCAGCAATGCCCATGGTTGCGCCAATGGCTCCACAAGTGGCCGTCGGGTGATAGCCTCGCCTGTAGTGTGTTGGCTGCATGGCGCTGGCTAACCGAAGGGCCGCATCGTAGCCCACCAACACCCCACGAATAAAGTCGTTCCCGGTCACGTTTAACTTTTCAGTCATTGGAATTAGGGCTGAAAATATAGGAGCGCCTGGGTGAATCATGCCGAAGCGAACACCATCATCCATTTCGGCAACATGGGAACTCAATCCGTTTATCAGTGCGGCGGTTTCTATACCGATTTTAACCGAGCTGCCAATAACGCCGACACCATCCTTATTTTCGCCCGCCATGCCAATGATTTTGCCAACCCGCGGCTCAAGAACCCTGGCACCGGCCAGTGCAGCACCCAGGTAATCAAGTAGGCACCGTTTAACCTGATGCCGGGCGGCTTCATCCGGCTCTTGAATCATGATCCGCTGCAAGTCTGCGACTAACCGTTGAGTCAAATTACTCATTATTTATGCTTGAACTGTCGTGGAGTGAAGTAGGTTTCAGCCTGTCGTTCTGAAGTACGGAGGAGCCTCCGACCTTGCATGGTGCCAAGCCGACTCAAAAGCGTCGAGTACCGCTGGAGGAAGAGCGCCACGCTTGAGAATATCAAGGTTTTCCTGCAACTGACTGAGGCTTGAAGCACCAATGAGAAGGCCATCGCCCTTTTGAGAGTCCAGGGCTGAGTGTTCAGATAACCATCTTAATGCGCCTTCCACCATTGTAATGCCCGTATCATGGCACGCATCCTGGAGCACCTGCAGCGCATTGAAGAACTCTTTCTTCCAATAACGCTGCTTGTAATTAGGGCGGTGAGTGAACCGGCCCGGGCTTGGTTCAGAGTCGAAATTTGAATAATTACCCGCCAAGATGCCACCAGCAAGAGGATTATAAGCGTAGAAACTCATATCCAGTTCCCGCAGCGCGGGAATGAGTTCACTCTCAACGTTCCGGCTTAGGCCATTATATAGCCCTTGATAAACTGAAGGGAGCGTCCAGCCATTTCTATCGCATATATGCCAGATATGAGCGACTTCCCAAGCGGCGTAATTACTGAGCCCTAACTTCTCAAAGTAACCCTGCTGACGTAATTCAGCACATGCTTTCAGCGTTACTTCCAAGGGCGTACTCGGATCAGGAAAATGAAGATACAGTGTTTCTACAGAAGGCTGTTGTAGTCGTTCAAGTGAAGTAAGCAATTGCTCTTTGATCGATTTTTCGTCCAACTTCCCGGTCACTCGTGGATTGACCTTCGTGGCTATTTTCAGTCTTTGTTCAGTTAGCTGTTTGCATGCCTGTCCCAAAAATTTCTCACTATCACCGGAGTTGTATACATAGGCCGTATCCAATTCATCATTACCCCGGCTTGTGAAGTGCTCAGTCATTTCAACACTTTCATCTAGAGTAACCTGGGGGCCAAATGTCATAGTGCCCAGGATTGCCTTAACAGGCATTATTTACCCTCCGCTTTAGGTGAGCGCTTTGCTTCCGGATAGTACTGATCAATCATTCGCTGAACTAAATGAACCTGTTTTATCCGTTTTTTTGCATCCTCTGAACTGGTGTCCCATGAGTGGGTTTTAGCGACTGATCCCCCAGTTTTGAGATATATGGGCGACGCGACCCTAATCATCTCTGGAACTTCGTAATGACGAATGAATCCACCAGTGGAGGCTGGGTTCTCAGTATGAATGTCTACCGGAACGTTAATTGTTTGGCGAATGGCTGCCAGCATCTGGAGCTGGATATCGCGCACCGGATTGATTGAATCGGCACCATTAAGTTCCAACAGCCTTGCTGAGCATGGGTTGCCATGTCCGGTATGGGCCGAAATTTTGAATCTACAGGCTTCCGGGATTTCCCCAGCTTTGCGCATTTCATTTAATACCCAGAGATGGCCTTCGTCATAGAGCAGGAACGATCGGCACCCGAGCATTGCCGCGCGCTTTATGTCTTCAATAGCCCGTACGATTTGATCCTGCCCACGAAGGCGGTAGCCCATGCGTTGACCTTCTGGGGTGTTTACTGAGGCGCTGGTGTCGTATGTTGCCCTGGGGCCAACCGATAGCACCAAGTCCACCTTATGCTTGCCAGCGAGTGAAACCATCTCACTGATTTCCGCATCCGACAGCAACATGATGCCTTTGGTTTGCGTCACTCTGTGGATGACCGCTCCTGTCTCTTTCGCTTCTTCGAGTAAGGTTTTCATTACACCTGGCCCTTGAATGCCGGGAACTTCGAAGCGATATTGGCCACCATCGGGAAAGCGTTTTTCAGAAGAACTCAGAGCGAAATCATCTCCCTGCGGCAGACCTATTTTTTTGAGGAAGTCCTGCGTTGCTTTCATGGTATCTTTCTCTTGGTGGCAATCGTTAGAAAATCAGGTGGTGAAGTCAAGTTTAATGCTTGAACAGTTTCAGATAGCATGACTCTTCTTCAATTACCCCGAACGCCTTGGCACACTGAACGACCTTCTGGGCCCAATTTCGGTGTGGGTTTATTTCATTCATTTTGTTGGATTTTTTACTCTTTATCACCCCACCGCTGGCATCAAGAACTTGCAAAGCGTCCTCGTACTCTTCTAGCGTCACGGCCTGCATCGCATTTACATACTTTAGATGCGAAGGATGGATAATGGTCTTTCCGATAAATCCATTTGATTTATCCAGAATCACCTCTCTGAGCAGGCCGTCAATCGCATCATTTACAATAGGCTGGCGATTGACCAATGAATGGTGAATATTCTGCTCGATAATATCGTCGATATTGTCGCCTGAAGAGGCAAGGAAATACTCCCATACCGGAGCAGAAACGATGTAACCATCGGTGGCGCGATTAAAAAAGTTCAATATGTCTGAAAGACAATCTCGAACCACAAGAATGTCGTAAATAGATGAATTCATGCCCCTACGGACACCAAACAACGATGAGAAATCCGTAGCACCCACGCGAATGTTGAGAATAAGGTCCCGGAATGGTTCTAGCGTGTTCTTGAGCAGTCTGAGCTCCATTGTTCGGGTTTCATGAAAGGCTATTGCCGAGCCTTCCAGAATGGGCATGCCGTATAACCTTACGCCAAGACGCTGGTTCAACTTTGCCAAATGATTCAGAAACAGAAGGCTGTTTTCGGAGCTGAATTTTGGAAAAACAAATCCTGTTAGTAGGTCAGCCTCTTCCGCTATCAAACGATCAGTAAAACTAATGAAGTGTTTTTCGTTTCTAACCCTAAGAAAAATTAACGGGATGTCTGACTGACCAATTTTCCCTGCCCGAATCGCTCCAGCAAGCGACCGAAGATGCCTGAGAACATTATCTTCCGCTTCCGGCAAGTTTTCTTCAGTAATCGCATCCTCGAAGCACATAACCATGGACGTAAGATCATTAAGGTCTTGGCTCAACAGCTTATTAATTACTTGCCTGGTTGCTGGCATATATAAAGTGCCACCAAGACAATACTGGAGAAGATTTTTTTCGGTATATTTGTCAAACTCGACTGGAGTGTGGACAAATGGGAAGTCTGGCTTGTGTCTGTGATGCTTCATGCAACGCTTCTTATCAGATCAATGATACGTTGAGATGCTGATGGTGTTATGCCTACGTAGAGGGGTAGGCAGATAATTCTATTTGCTAAATTTTGTGAATTGATACAAGTTTTTTGACAACTTGATTGAAGTTGGGCCAATTGGTTGAGCGAAGGATAGAAATACCTTCTGGCCAGTATGTCTTCACCCGCCAATACGTCCAAGAGCTCTTTCAGTTGAGTTTCGCTTTTTAATGCTAAGGGGAAGTAGGCACAGTTTTGTGTCGCATGCGGGCTCCAGGCCTGAAGCTGCCCGCATGGCTTCAAGCCACGCTCATACGCCTTCCAAACTGCCACTCTCGCGTCATGGTTACTTTCCTTTTCATCCAGTACACAAAGCCCCATCGCCGCATGTAGCTCGCTCATTTTAGCGTTGATGCCTAGTTCTTCGATTGCCTCTGGCCCAGTGATGCCGAAATTGATCATTTTCTTGGCACGCTCGAGGTCTTCTTTCTTCTTGAATACAATCGCGCCGCCTTCACCGGTGTGAAATAGCTTGGTGGCATGGAAGCTAAGCGTAGCTGCATCCCCATGTTTGAGAAGGCTTTCGCCTTTGTAGTTCACACCAAAGGCGTGGGAGGCGTCGTATATTACTTTCAGGTTATGCTGGCTTGCAATTTCGTCAATGGCTTCCACGTCACAGGCGTTGCCAAAGACATGTACGGGAACAAGGGCGCGCGTGCGTGGGGTAATGGCCTCTTCGATGAGGCTTGGA harbors:
- a CDS encoding DDE-type integrase/transposase/recombinase is translated as MGHVVSLVKLCQWLGLPRRTLYYRPKPRRRVINTDLAARVKLALERFPTYGYRRLACVLGENRKPIQRILQLKNWQVRKRPQGFRPRARSLPSVTTRPDERWATDLTHVWCGKDRRGSLAVIIDCCTREILGWRLSDNGSSK
- a CDS encoding DUF1153 domain-containing protein, whose product is MSNEPSVKRWTAKRKAAVVMDIFKGKTTVAEVARQHDLTVSEVEGWIEEAQRDMENGFRARLKDIREQYESDLRETKEALGEAHLQIYALKKFKRLLDEDENS
- a CDS encoding cyclase family protein, translating into MTNPRWKARPEGANWGDWGENDQLGRLNLLDHNKVLQGVAEVKVGKTFCLSLPLDYPGGNLLSPVRHPPKLRPVIRNDEPYYNYEWRKKDPKLTDVAADDAVLLHTQYSTQWDSLAHRGSVFDVNGDGHAIPVYYNGFRAGEDIKMDDSGVGANALGIENMAKQGVQGRGVMIDLHSYAGEFPRKEIGYNDLMVIMEKDKVTVEPGDILCLWTGLDQLILSMNKKPDASLKEACAVLDGRDEKLLQWVIDSGVAAIVSDNLAVENVGKAVPDCCTTALPLHEHCLFKLGIHLGELWHLAELAAWLKANGRSRFMLTAPPLRLTGAVGSPVTPIATV
- a CDS encoding class-II fumarase/aspartase family protein; translation: MTSSIVDSAYFGSTFRDSVVHDIFSDKSRFAAWLDVESGLARAQARLGLIPEEAAEAITMAAKVENLDIAAMSEEYQKVGFPILPLVHQLANACDKDSARWVHWGATTQDIVDTGMVLQMKEAFDILARQLDEVIDAVAKLAEDHRATVMAGRTFQQQAAPVTFGFKAAVWLDELLRHRERLPDVKRRALVCQFGGAVGTLATLGDRGTDVLEVLSRELELEEPPISWHTARDGWAEAVFWLAMVGGTLAKIATEVATLMRSEVDEVREPYTPGKGGSSTMPQKRNPVACPIIMAIGNRLREHVGSQLTAMIQEHERAVAAMPLEWMVIPEAFVLLSGSLQHSITMLSGLTVDRAKMLENLHLGGGLLMAEAVMMGLAPIIGRNQAHDLVYSSAGKAWDQGITLRDALLTDDRIRQHLSVDDVDRLINPANYTGSTEKMITKVLGRVNHD
- a CDS encoding ATP-grasp domain-containing protein, translating into MDQDVAVVLGGTFPHRRLIENLKARGYRTLLIDYHERPYAADLADEHIRASTLDVEKVLQIARTREASLVISSCVDQANVIACSVSEQLGLPHPYSTETANVVTNKSLMKKFMLANGIPTSRFISVQVPVENVPENLCFPLIVKPSDSNSSKGVRRIDRLDELKSAVADALALSRSGVAIVEEFIEGVEIGIDCFVQAQRASVLMTKQRRKIPAEKDSAQQIYGCTWPAKVSDSVKQEIQRVASSIATSLGITSCPLMIQAIVHDDKISVIEFAARFGGGESCTIIEAMTGVDIIEISVNSFLGEVPPTVLVDQCQETYAETFLYASQGAFGKIVYNPEIVHQNSNVVCVNTYKTAGMAIGSELSSNNRVGAIIVRSGKPEEIETITRDALENIDVIDIHGQSIFRREIY
- the aepY gene encoding phosphonopyruvate decarboxylase, producing MIDLKNVYQVLKQNGVEFISGVPDTLLNDFCLGLDTSWDKNRHVLAANEGNAIALAAGYHLATNTVPLVYMQNSGMGNAMNPLISLTDKCVYSIPLVMMIGWRGEPGSGDWPQHQRQGELSPVLLDALNIPFKVLDEDEETVSDAIEWAVSRARELNQPTALLVRKNVLARKEKAGFDADEQQYAMSREDAIRELLKNAPDNAIFIASTGRITRELHAIRESLDQPHNCDFLNVGAMGHTLSIASGIAAAKPERLVICLDGDAAVLMHMGSMPVTAHLELPNLLQVILNNGAHESVGGQNSVGYAADLTAIGKGAGYQTASSFVAGREELKNTFLQLTSSLGPAFLEVRVRKGMRSDMPVLRVDTNDEKNRFIKDMTC
- a CDS encoding MmgE/PrpD family protein, whose protein sequence is MSNLTQRLVADLQRIMIQEPDEAARHQVKRCLLDYLGAALAGARVLEPRVGKIIGMAGENKDGVGVIGSSVKIGIETAALINGLSSHVAEMDDGVRFGMIHPGAPIFSALIPMTEKLNVTGNDFIRGVLVGYDAALRLASAMQPTHYRRGYHPTATCGAIGATMGIAAMLGFNAQEMENALAAASVSATGSLKVVDKGSELKPYSVGRAAVLAVHSAIMARAGFSAPEDALNGDTGFLRMTTDEYREELILANGPSGYWIHSVYVKPYAACRHAHPSIEGTIRILEKAHVLPVDIKNIHITTYHGLAGRHDHKEVSDISAARMSVPFSVALAIKTGSAGINEFTQETVDDAEIRALARKVTISADQKYTDRVPDQRAAELRLETNDGTVYRELVTFPKGEPENPLTDAELEEKFTNLAGYGGVAVEKSDLLKNEVWQLPQDLKAFHRLLQN
- a CDS encoding aldo/keto reductase family protein, which gives rise to MPVKAILGTMTFGPQVTLDESVEMTEHFTSRGNDELDTAYVYNSGDSEKFLGQACKQLTEQRLKIATKVNPRVTGKLDEKSIKEQLLTSLERLQQPSVETLYLHFPDPSTPLEVTLKACAELRQQGYFEKLGLSNYAAWEVAHIWHICDRNGWTLPSVYQGLYNGLSRNVESELIPALRELDMSFYAYNPLAGGILAGNYSNFDSEPSPGRFTHRPNYKQRYWKKEFFNALQVLQDACHDTGITMVEGALRWLSEHSALDSQKGDGLLIGASSLSQLQENLDILKRGALPPAVLDAFESAWHHARSEAPPYFRTTG
- a CDS encoding peptidase, encoding MKATQDFLKKIGLPQGDDFALSSSEKRFPDGGQYRFEVPGIQGPGVMKTLLEEAKETGAVIHRVTQTKGIMLLSDAEISEMVSLAGKHKVDLVLSVGPRATYDTSASVNTPEGQRMGYRLRGQDQIVRAIEDIKRAAMLGCRSFLLYDEGHLWVLNEMRKAGEIPEACRFKISAHTGHGNPCSARLLELNGADSINPVRDIQLQMLAAIRQTINVPVDIHTENPASTGGFIRHYEVPEMIRVASPIYLKTGGSVAKTHSWDTSSEDAKKRIKQVHLVQRMIDQYYPEAKRSPKAEGK
- a CDS encoding HpcH/HpaI aldolase/citrate lyase family protein; amino-acid sequence: MKHHRHKPDFPFVHTPVEFDKYTEKNLLQYCLGGTLYMPATRQVINKLLSQDLNDLTSMVMCFEDAITEENLPEAEDNVLRHLRSLAGAIRAGKIGQSDIPLIFLRVRNEKHFISFTDRLIAEEADLLTGFVFPKFSSENSLLFLNHLAKLNQRLGVRLYGMPILEGSAIAFHETRTMELRLLKNTLEPFRDLILNIRVGATDFSSLFGVRRGMNSSIYDILVVRDCLSDILNFFNRATDGYIVSAPVWEYFLASSGDNIDDIIEQNIHHSLVNRQPIVNDAIDGLLREVILDKSNGFIGKTIIHPSHLKYVNAMQAVTLEEYEDALQVLDASGGVIKSKKSNKMNEINPHRNWAQKVVQCAKAFGVIEEESCYLKLFKH
- a CDS encoding DegT/DnrJ/EryC1/StrS family aminotransferase, which encodes MIPVTKPYLPSREKLDRYIDGIYERAWLTNNGELVQQLTQRLEEYLGVENLLLVANGTLALQIAYRALDISGRSELTEAITTPFTFVATASSLKWEGVYPAFTDIDPNTWCLDPSLIEEAITPRTRALVPVHVFGNACDVEAIDEIASQHNLKVIYDASHAFGVNYKGESLLKHGDAATLSFHATKLFHTGEGGAIVFKKKEDLERAKKMINFGITGPEAIEELGINAKMSELHAAMGLCVLDEKESNHDARVAVWKAYERGLKPCGQLQAWSPHATQNCAYFPLALKSETQLKELLDVLAGEDILARRYFYPSLNQLAQLQSSCQKTCINSQNLANRIICLPLYVGITPSASQRIIDLIRSVA